A genomic stretch from Erigeron canadensis isolate Cc75 chromosome 9, C_canadensis_v1, whole genome shotgun sequence includes:
- the LOC122582798 gene encoding serine carboxypeptidase-like 13: MDSKLKTLLHFLVIIIIQSYLSHSKSIIKRLPGYPDDLPFKLETGYVGIGEKEDVKLFYYFVESTRNPAQDPLIVYFPGGPGASALLPFFYGIGPLSIKWDAALANTTLKLNPNAWTQIANILFIDIPAGIGFSYAESKKGWISSDSMLATQANEFIKKFLIDHPKFLKSPLYIGGNSYIGVVVPKITLELYEGNERGEQPTINIKGYILISPLTHKFMDFNSRFEYAHRMALISDDIYKSAIANCQGNYVNVNSANSLCAQNLQSYEECTSHIKLDNILEPFCDVDDPTQDCDDDFMKALKSWGNTADVQKTLNIRQETIGSWEPINNTIHYLLGKNDTFCYSYDIFSSYFYHKRLTAKNCQALIISGDHDMTFPYVGVEQWITALDLPVELPWKPFYVDGQVGGYEMKYARNEYTLTYATVKGAGHCVPSYKPKETVILTQNWFSSSNTYSSGMLKQLEKTFGM, encoded by the exons ATGGACTCCAAGCTCAAAACCTTGCTGCATTTTTTAGTAATCATTATCATTCAATCTTACCTTTCTCATTCCAAATCAATCATTAAAAGACTTCCCGGGTATCCCGATGATCTTCCTTTCAAACTTGAAACCGG ATATGTGGGCATAGGGGAGAAAGAAGACGTAAAATTGTTCTACTATTTTGTTGAGTCAACTAGAAATCCAGCACAAGACCCACTCATAGTATATTTTCCTGGTGGTCCTGGAGCTTCTGCTTTATTACCCTTCTTTTATGGAATAG GTCCACTTAGCATCAAATGGGATGCTGCCTTAGCTAATACCACTTTAAAATTGAATCCAAATGCATGGACTCAG ATTGCCAATATATTATTCATCGATATACCTGCTGGAATCGGTTTTTCATATGCTGAGTCTAAGAAAGGATGGATTAGCAGTGATAGTATGTTAGCTACCCAAGCTAATGAGTTTATTAAAAAG TTTCTCATAGATCATCCTAAGTTTTTGAAGAGTCCGTTATATATAGGGGGGAATTCTTACATTGGCGTTGTCGTTCCAAAAATCACTCTAGAACTATATGAAG gtaATGAACGTGGTGAACAACcaacaataaatattaaa GGTTACATTCTAATCAGTCCTTTAACGCATAAGTTTATGGACTTCAATTCGAGATTTGAATATGCTCACCGTATGGCACTCATATCAGATGATATATACAAG TCAGCAATAGCGAATTGTCAAGGTAATTATGTAAATGTCAATTCGGCCAATTCACTCTGTGCACAAAATCTGCAAAGTTATGAAGAG TGCACAAGTCATATAAAGCTTGATAACATCTTAGAACCATTTTGTGACGTAGATGATCCAACGCAAGATTGTGAT gATGATTTTATGAAGGCTTTAAAAAGCTGGGGAAACACTGCCGATGTACAAAAAACTCTCAATATTCGTCAA GAAACAATTGGAAGTTGGGAGCCGATCAACAATACTATTCATTACTTACTAGGAAAGAATGACACATTTTGTTATTCTTATGATATTTTTAGTAGCTATTTCTACCATAAGAGATTAACTGCTAAAAATTGTCAAGCTTTAATCATAAG TGGCGACCATGATATGACATTTCCATATGTTGGAGTGGAGCAATGGATAACTGCACTTGATCTCCCAGTTGAACTCCCATGGAAACCGTTCTATGTTGATGGTCAAGTCGGAGG atatgaaatgaaatatgcTCGGAATGAGTATACATTAACGTATGCTACAGTTAAA GGTGCAGGACATTGCGTTCCATCTTACAAGCCTAAAGAAACGGTGATATTGACACAGAATTGGTTTTCTTCTTCGAATACTTATTCAAGTGGGATGTTAAAACAATTAGAGAAAACATTTGGGATGTGA